One Leptospira terpstrae serovar Hualin str. LT 11-33 = ATCC 700639 genomic region harbors:
- a CDS encoding P-II family nitrogen regulator — protein sequence MKLVIAIIQPHKLEEVKNELTKNEIYRLTVSDVQGYGQQKGKTEVFRGHEYQVNLLRKVRLEIAVNDEFVKPTVDAILKAAKTGPEGKIGDGKIFVMPLEEVIRIRSGERGNKAI from the coding sequence ATGAAATTAGTCATCGCAATCATCCAACCCCACAAATTAGAAGAAGTTAAAAACGAACTTACCAAAAACGAAATCTATCGTTTGACCGTAAGTGATGTCCAAGGTTATGGCCAACAAAAAGGAAAAACAGAAGTATTCCGTGGCCATGAGTACCAAGTCAACCTTCTTAGGAAAGTGCGCCTAGAAATCGCTGTTAACGATGAATTTGTCAAACCCACCGTGGATGCGATTTTAAAAGCAGCAAAAACCGGACCAGAAGGTAAAATTGGAGATGGAAAGATCTTTGTAATGCCGTTGGAAGAAGTGATTCGCATTCGAAGTGGAGAACGAGGAAACAAAGCAATCTAA
- a CDS encoding thiamine pyrophosphate-dependent enzyme produces MREQITVSQYIIRFLESKGIQWIPGVPGGTILPLYESLAESNIEHVLARHEQGAGFIAQGRARSTGEVSAVFVSSGPGVANLITAIADAQRDSIPILVFSGQVPLALTGTDAFQELPTATIVSPLVKKVYKIEKPNQIIETLEEAYHLSGSGKMGPVWIDLPKDIQTEMIEIPNDLFSIDRPTEEQLMETKDIGNDDTDESLDLFLREFKSLLERSKFPLLYLGGGAKHEYLRLRDFVSHFQIPAVTTLMGLGIFEKEDPMNLGLMGMHGTVVANEALGVCDLLIAIGVRFDDRATGAIQKFCNYATIIHIDIDAKEIGKNKSVHLSLQKDISAILPFLIEEDFSIQNTKALEQIEVWRQIPEQHPMKNILLDFVSAMPEGEHYILTDVGQHQMWVAQYFPFLTPKSWITSGGQGTMGFGLPTSIGVALSHKEANVYCFSGDGSIMMNLQELSTLKEQNLNVKVILINNEHLGLVKQQQDLFYGSKHSGSKFHFHPDFSLLCQSFGIGYSEWDWSLGIEGLQKVLDRKGPAIIEVRIPSSWGVYPFVPGGKSNQEYVLDKVTM; encoded by the coding sequence ATGCGGGAACAAATCACCGTAAGTCAATATATTATACGTTTTTTAGAATCGAAAGGAATCCAGTGGATACCAGGCGTTCCTGGTGGAACCATATTGCCATTGTATGAAAGTTTAGCTGAGTCTAACATTGAACATGTGTTAGCTCGCCATGAGCAGGGTGCCGGATTCATTGCCCAAGGTCGAGCTAGAAGCACTGGCGAAGTAAGTGCTGTCTTTGTTTCCTCAGGACCAGGTGTTGCCAATCTCATCACAGCAATCGCCGATGCCCAAAGGGATTCTATCCCAATCTTAGTATTTTCTGGACAAGTTCCTTTGGCCTTAACTGGTACAGATGCCTTCCAAGAATTACCCACAGCAACGATCGTATCTCCTCTCGTTAAAAAAGTTTATAAGATAGAAAAACCGAACCAAATTATAGAAACCTTAGAGGAAGCTTACCATCTTTCGGGTTCTGGAAAGATGGGGCCTGTTTGGATTGATTTACCAAAAGACATCCAAACAGAAATGATTGAGATTCCCAATGATCTATTTAGCATCGATAGGCCAACAGAGGAACAGCTTATGGAAACCAAAGATATTGGAAATGATGATACTGATGAAAGTTTAGATTTGTTTTTACGAGAATTCAAATCACTTCTTGAAAGGTCTAAATTTCCCTTACTTTATTTAGGTGGGGGTGCTAAACATGAATATTTACGTCTCCGAGATTTTGTTTCGCATTTTCAAATTCCTGCAGTAACCACCCTTATGGGTTTAGGAATCTTTGAAAAAGAAGATCCAATGAATTTAGGTTTGATGGGAATGCATGGAACTGTTGTTGCAAATGAAGCACTGGGTGTTTGTGATCTTTTGATTGCGATTGGTGTTCGATTTGATGATCGTGCAACAGGAGCCATCCAAAAGTTTTGTAATTATGCTACCATCATTCATATTGATATTGATGCAAAAGAAATTGGTAAAAACAAATCAGTACATTTGAGTTTACAGAAAGATATCTCAGCGATTCTTCCCTTTCTCATTGAAGAAGATTTTAGCATTCAAAATACAAAAGCATTGGAACAAATTGAAGTTTGGAGACAGATTCCAGAACAACATCCAATGAAAAATATACTTTTGGATTTTGTTTCTGCAATGCCCGAAGGAGAACACTACATTTTGACAGATGTAGGACAACACCAAATGTGGGTTGCTCAGTATTTTCCTTTTTTAACTCCTAAATCTTGGATTACCTCTGGGGGACAAGGGACTATGGGATTTGGTCTTCCTACATCCATTGGTGTGGCATTAAGTCACAAAGAAGCTAATGTGTATTGTTTTTCCGGTGATGGATCGATTATGATGAACTTACAAGAGTTATCTACATTAAAAGAACAAAATCTCAATGTTAAAGTGATTCTTATCAATAATGAGCATTTGGGTCTTGTAAAACAACAACAGGATTTGTTTTATGGAAGTAAACATTCTGGCTCTAAGTTTCATTTTCATCCCGACTTCTCGTTGTTATGCCAATCTTTTGGAATTGGATATTCGGAATGGGATTGGAGTTTAGGAATAGAAGGGCTGCAAAAGGTTTTGGATAGAAAGGGGCCTGCGATTATCGAGGTAAGAATCCCATCCAGTTGGGGAGTGTATCCTTTTGTTCCAGGAGGAAAATCGAATCAGGAATATGTATTAGACAAAGTCACAATGTAA